Proteins encoded by one window of Gemmatimonadaceae bacterium:
- a CDS encoding phosphatase PAP2 family protein, with protein MSDKTRRLRTALAWMALLAAASPFLLPADASGQDTSSSALATDTSRTASSSRQYISRREMIFGGVAVVATGLLAPLDRPIQRNLQAEDLQDDRGLRRTANALGFSGGPGPFIAGGAMYFVGLGMSSPRLAALGVHLTEGVVVAAALNGLVKGLSGRELPNATSGKPGHFSFGRGFHDDNGPFVSFPSGHTAASFAAAAVLTDEVSSWDSTKARVVGPIAYSSATLVALSRLYSNVHWASDLPLGAAIGVLSGKGVVLWEQRHPSNWLDRHLVGLTIAPAGRGMVLAGSIPLGMR; from the coding sequence ATGTCAGATAAGACGAGAAGACTTCGCACAGCCCTCGCGTGGATGGCACTGCTCGCCGCCGCGTCGCCCTTCCTCTTGCCGGCCGATGCGAGCGGTCAAGATACGAGCTCGTCGGCGCTCGCGACCGACACGAGCAGAACCGCCTCGTCCTCGCGTCAGTACATCTCGCGCCGCGAGATGATCTTCGGTGGCGTCGCCGTCGTGGCGACCGGACTACTCGCTCCGCTGGATCGACCGATTCAGCGGAACTTGCAAGCCGAGGATCTTCAGGACGACCGAGGTCTGCGTCGAACCGCGAACGCGCTCGGATTCTCCGGAGGGCCCGGGCCCTTTATCGCGGGCGGCGCGATGTACTTCGTGGGCCTGGGTATGAGCTCTCCGAGGCTCGCTGCACTTGGAGTGCATCTGACGGAAGGTGTCGTCGTTGCCGCGGCGCTCAATGGACTCGTCAAAGGCCTCTCCGGTCGTGAGCTCCCGAATGCCACTTCGGGGAAGCCAGGACACTTCTCTTTTGGTCGCGGATTCCACGATGACAATGGACCGTTCGTGTCTTTTCCCTCGGGACATACCGCGGCCAGCTTTGCGGCGGCAGCGGTTCTGACCGACGAGGTGTCGAGTTGGGACTCGACGAAGGCACGCGTTGTCGGTCCGATCGCGTACTCCTCGGCAACGCTTGTTGCCTTATCGCGCCTCTATTCGAACGTGCACTGGGCGAGTGACCTACCGCTCGGCGCGGCCATTGGCGTCTTGAGTGGAAAGGGGGTCGTGTTGTGGGAGCAGCGCCATCCATCGAACTGGCTCGACCGGCATCTCGTCGGCCTGACGATTGCACCCGCTGGCCGCGGCATGGTGCTCGCCGGATCGATCCCGCTCGGCATGCGTTGA